In Rahnella sikkimica, the following are encoded in one genomic region:
- a CDS encoding amino acid ABC transporter substrate-binding protein: MQLRKLALSVVLASVAVSSFAHAEELTGTLKKIKDNGVIVVGHRESSVPFSYYNNEQKVVGYSQDYSDAIVDAVKKKLNLPNLQVKMMPITSQNRIPLLQNGTYDFECGSTTNNLERQQQAAFSDTIFVIGTRLLVKKGSEIKDFADLKGKTVVVTSGTTSEVLLNKLNEEKKLDLRIISAKDHGDSFRTLETGRAVAFMMDDALLAGERAKAKQPDNWVILGTPQSKEAYGCMMRKDDAEFKKLVDDTIVKAQTSGEATKWFETWFKKPIPPKNLNMNFELSDDMKALFKAPNDKAL, from the coding sequence ATGCAATTGCGCAAATTGGCGTTATCCGTAGTGTTGGCAAGCGTTGCCGTAAGCAGCTTTGCTCACGCAGAAGAACTGACCGGCACCCTGAAGAAAATCAAAGACAATGGCGTTATCGTGGTAGGTCACCGCGAATCCTCCGTACCATTCTCTTACTACAATAACGAACAGAAAGTCGTCGGTTATTCACAGGATTACTCTGACGCCATCGTTGACGCGGTGAAGAAAAAACTGAACCTGCCCAACCTGCAGGTCAAAATGATGCCAATCACCTCGCAGAACCGTATTCCGTTGCTGCAAAACGGCACCTATGATTTTGAGTGTGGCTCAACCACCAACAACCTCGAGCGCCAGCAGCAAGCTGCGTTTTCCGACACCATCTTCGTTATCGGCACCCGTCTGTTAGTGAAGAAAGGGTCTGAAATCAAAGATTTCGCTGACCTGAAAGGCAAAACCGTTGTTGTCACTTCCGGTACAACGTCAGAAGTGCTGCTCAACAAGCTTAACGAAGAGAAGAAACTGGACTTACGCATTATCAGCGCGAAAGACCACGGCGACTCCTTCCGTACGCTGGAAACCGGTCGTGCCGTTGCGTTCATGATGGATGATGCTCTGTTAGCCGGTGAGCGTGCGAAAGCCAAACAACCTGACAACTGGGTCATTCTCGGCACGCCACAGTCGAAAGAAGCGTATGGCTGCATGATGCGTAAAGATGACGCTGAGTTCAAAAAACTGGTCGATGACACCATCGTGAAAGCACAGACTTCCGGTGAAGCGACCAAGTGGTTTGAAACCTGGTTCAAAAAACCAATTCCTCCGAAAAACCTGAACATGAACTTTGAACTGTCTGATGACATGAAAGCCCTGTTCAAAGCGCCAAACGATAAAGCACTGTAA
- a CDS encoding amino acid ABC transporter permease, producing the protein MSIDWNWGIFLQQAPFGNTTYLGWIWNGFQVTVALSICAWIIAFFIGSLFGILRTVPNRILSGIGTCYVELFRNVPLIVQFFIWYLVVPELLPENIGMWFKSELAPNVQFFTSSMICLGLFTAARVCEQVRAAIQSLPRGQRNAGLAMGLTLPQTYRYVLLPNAYRVIVPPMTSEMVNLVKNSAIASTIGLVDMAAQAGKLLDYSAHAYESFTAITVAYVLINAVIMLLMHFVERKVRLPGNMGGK; encoded by the coding sequence ATGTCAATAGATTGGAACTGGGGCATATTCCTGCAACAAGCCCCCTTTGGGAATACCACCTACCTGGGCTGGATTTGGAATGGATTTCAGGTCACCGTCGCGCTGTCGATTTGCGCCTGGATCATCGCGTTTTTCATCGGTTCACTCTTCGGGATACTGCGTACCGTACCCAACCGCATTCTTTCCGGTATTGGTACCTGTTACGTCGAACTTTTCCGTAACGTGCCGCTCATTGTGCAATTCTTCATCTGGTATCTGGTTGTGCCTGAACTGCTGCCGGAAAATATCGGCATGTGGTTTAAATCAGAACTGGCCCCGAATGTGCAATTCTTTACCTCGTCAATGATCTGTCTTGGTCTGTTCACCGCTGCCCGCGTGTGCGAGCAGGTGCGTGCGGCCATTCAGTCATTGCCGCGCGGTCAGCGCAATGCCGGGCTGGCAATGGGCCTGACGCTGCCTCAGACCTATCGCTATGTCCTGTTGCCGAACGCTTATCGTGTGATCGTGCCACCGATGACGTCCGAAATGGTTAACCTGGTGAAAAACTCGGCCATCGCGTCCACCATCGGTCTGGTTGATATGGCTGCACAAGCCGGCAAGTTGCTTGATTACTCCGCTCATGCGTATGAATCCTTTACTGCGATTACCGTTGCCTACGTCCTTATCAATGCCGTCATCATGTTACTGATGCATTTTGTAGAACGTAAAGTCCGCCTGCCGGGCAACATGGGAGGTAAATAG
- the gltK gene encoding glutamate/aspartate ABC transporter permease GltK — MHEFDWSSIGPGLPYLWQGMVVTLKITSLAIVVGILWGTLLAVMRLSTFRPVRWFASAYVNLFRAIPLVMVLLWFYLIVPGFLQKVLGLSPKTDIRLISAMVAFALFEAAYYSEIIRAGIISIARGQSSAALALGMTQWQSMQLVILPQAFRAMVPLLLTQAIVLFQDTSLVYVLGLADFFRSASNIGDRDGTLVEMVLFAGLIYFVISLSASLLVRYLKKRTVS; from the coding sequence ATGCATGAATTTGACTGGAGTTCAATCGGCCCCGGCCTGCCCTACTTGTGGCAAGGCATGGTCGTCACCCTGAAAATCACGTCGCTGGCGATTGTTGTCGGTATCCTCTGGGGTACGCTGCTGGCGGTGATGCGCCTGTCGACATTCCGACCTGTGCGCTGGTTTGCCTCGGCCTACGTCAATCTGTTCCGCGCCATACCGCTGGTGATGGTGCTGCTGTGGTTCTACCTGATTGTGCCCGGCTTCCTGCAAAAAGTGCTCGGTTTATCGCCTAAAACGGATATCCGCCTGATTTCAGCGATGGTAGCGTTCGCTTTGTTTGAAGCGGCCTACTATTCCGAAATCATTCGCGCCGGGATTATCAGTATTGCCCGCGGGCAGTCTTCCGCCGCACTGGCGCTGGGCATGACCCAATGGCAGTCCATGCAGCTGGTGATTTTGCCGCAAGCCTTCCGCGCGATGGTGCCGTTGTTACTGACGCAGGCGATTGTCTTATTCCAGGATACTTCGCTGGTTTATGTTCTGGGCCTCGCTGACTTCTTCCGCAGCGCATCCAACATCGGCGACCGTGACGGTACGCTGGTTGAGATGGTGCTGTTTGCAGGACTTATTTACTTTGTTATCAGCCTTTCCGCTTCCTTGCTGGTGCGTTATTTGAAGAAAAGGACCGTTTCATGA
- a CDS encoding amino acid ABC transporter ATP-binding protein: protein MISLKNVSKWYGQFQVLTDCSTEVKKGEVVVVCGPSGSGKSTLIKTVNGLEPIQKGEILVNGTPVNDKKTNLAQLRAKVGMVFQHFELFPHLSIIDNLTLAQVKVLKRDKAASKEKGLKLLERVGLSAHANKFPGQLSGGQQQRVAIARALCMDPIAMLFDEPTSALDPEMINEVLDVMVELANEGMTMMVVTHEMGFARKVANRVIFMDEGKIVEDRNKDDFFNNPESDRARDFLAKILH, encoded by the coding sequence ATGATTTCACTGAAGAATGTTTCTAAATGGTACGGGCAGTTCCAGGTGCTGACCGATTGCAGCACCGAAGTTAAAAAAGGTGAAGTTGTGGTCGTTTGCGGGCCTTCCGGGTCAGGGAAATCAACGCTGATTAAAACCGTGAACGGGCTGGAGCCGATTCAGAAAGGCGAAATCCTGGTCAACGGTACGCCGGTCAATGACAAGAAAACCAATCTGGCGCAGCTGCGCGCGAAAGTCGGCATGGTATTCCAGCATTTCGAACTGTTCCCGCATTTGTCGATCATCGATAACCTGACGCTGGCTCAGGTGAAAGTGCTGAAACGCGATAAAGCGGCATCGAAAGAAAAAGGGCTGAAATTGCTGGAGCGCGTCGGTTTATCCGCTCACGCCAACAAATTCCCCGGCCAGCTTTCCGGCGGACAGCAGCAGCGTGTGGCTATCGCCCGCGCATTGTGTATGGATCCCATCGCCATGTTATTTGACGAACCGACCTCAGCGCTTGATCCGGAAATGATCAACGAAGTGCTCGACGTGATGGTTGAGCTGGCAAACGAAGGCATGACTATGATGGTGGTCACCCACGAAATGGGCTTTGCCCGTAAAGTGGCGAACCGCGTGATTTTCATGGATGAAGGGAAGATTGTGGAAGATCGCAATAAAGACGATTTCTTCAATAATCCGGAATCTGATCGTGCCCGCGATTTCCTGGCGAAAATCCTGCACTAA
- a CDS encoding zinc ribbon-containing protein: protein MSNITQSYRQLVSSLTERLKNGERDISALVQDARVRLQDEGKLSEIQIEQLTSAVRRDLHEFARSYGESQRVVAEDDGTDSVFLRVIKESLWKELADLTDKTQLEWKEMFKDVSHHGIYHSGEVVGLGNLVCENCHFHLAVYTPEILSKCPKCGNTEFSRRPFEP, encoded by the coding sequence ATGAGCAATATTACGCAATCTTACCGCCAGTTAGTGTCTTCGCTGACCGAACGGTTAAAAAATGGCGAACGTGATATCAGCGCACTGGTGCAGGATGCCCGTGTCCGTCTGCAAGATGAAGGTAAGTTGTCAGAAATTCAAATTGAACAGTTAACGTCGGCAGTCAGACGCGATCTGCATGAGTTTGCGCGCAGTTATGGAGAGAGCCAGCGGGTGGTGGCTGAGGATGACGGCACCGACAGCGTGTTTCTGCGCGTGATTAAAGAAAGTCTGTGGAAAGAGCTGGCGGACCTGACGGACAAAACGCAGCTGGAATGGAAAGAGATGTTTAAAGACGTCAGCCATCACGGCATTTATCACAGCGGGGAAGTGGTCGGGCTGGGAAATCTGGTTTGCGAAAACTGTCATTTCCACTTAGCGGTTTACACGCCTGAGATTCTGAGTAAATGCCCAAAATGCGGGAATACTGAATTCAGCCGACGCCCGTTTGAACCGTGA
- the leuS gene encoding leucine--tRNA ligase translates to MQEQYRPEDIESHVQLHWQEKQTFKVTEQPGKEKYYCLSMLPYPSGRLHMGHVRNYTIGDVISRYQRMLGKNVLQPIGWDAFGLPAEGAAVKNNTAPAPWTYENIEYMKNQLKLLGFGYDWDREVATCKPDYYRWEQWFFTKLYEKGLVYKKTSAVNWCPHDLTVLANEQVIDGCCWRCDTKVERKEIPQWFIKITDYADQLLNDLDTLESWPEQVKTMQRNWIGRSEGVEITFDVADSDEKVTVYTTRPDTFMGATYVAVAAGHPLAQQGAVNNPALKDFIDECRNTKVAEAEMATMEKKGMATGLYAVHPLSGEKLPVWVANFVLMEYGTGAVMAVPGHDQRDWEFATKYNLQIKPVILNLDGSQPDVSAEAMTEKGTLFNSGEFDGLNHEDGFNAIADKLVAQGVGQRKVNYRLRDWGVSRQRYWGAPIPMITLEDGTVIPTPEDQLPVILPEDVVMDGITSPIKADPEWAKTTVNGMPGLRETDTFDTFMESSWYYARYTCPQYDEGMLDPAAANYWLPVDQYVGGIEHAIMHLMYFRFFHKLMRDAGLVDSDEPAKRLLCQGMVLADAFYYTGNGGERVWVSPADATVERDEKGRITKATDPQGRELVYAGMSKMSKSKNNGIDPQVMVDKYGADTVRLFMMFASPAEMTLEWQESGVEGANRFLKRVWKLAYEHSEKGPTVALDAASLNEAQKDLRRDLHKTIAKVTDDIGRRQTFNTAIAAVMELMNKMGRAPQETEQDRALLQEALLAVVRMLYPFTPHVCFSLWQSLNGAGDVDTAPWPQADEQAMVEDSKLVVVQVNGKVRAKITVAADATEQQVRERAAEEHLVAKYLDGVTVRKVIYVPGKLLNLVVG, encoded by the coding sequence ATGCAAGAGCAATACCGTCCAGAAGACATTGAGTCACACGTTCAGCTTCACTGGCAAGAGAAGCAAACCTTCAAAGTTACCGAACAGCCTGGTAAGGAGAAATATTACTGTCTCTCCATGTTGCCGTATCCGTCAGGCCGTCTCCACATGGGACATGTGCGCAACTACACCATCGGTGACGTGATTTCCCGTTACCAGCGCATGCTCGGTAAAAATGTCCTGCAGCCTATCGGCTGGGATGCATTCGGCCTGCCAGCCGAAGGTGCCGCAGTGAAAAACAACACAGCACCGGCGCCGTGGACTTACGAAAATATCGAATACATGAAGAACCAGCTTAAACTGCTGGGCTTCGGCTATGACTGGGATCGCGAAGTCGCCACCTGCAAACCGGATTACTACCGTTGGGAACAGTGGTTCTTCACCAAGCTTTATGAAAAAGGCCTGGTTTATAAGAAGACTTCCGCCGTTAACTGGTGTCCGCATGACCTGACCGTTCTGGCGAATGAACAGGTTATCGACGGTTGCTGCTGGCGTTGTGACACCAAGGTTGAGCGTAAAGAAATCCCCCAGTGGTTTATCAAAATCACCGATTACGCCGATCAGCTGCTTAACGATCTGGACACGCTGGAAAGCTGGCCTGAGCAGGTTAAAACCATGCAGCGTAACTGGATTGGCCGTTCCGAAGGTGTGGAAATCACTTTCGATGTGGCTGACAGCGACGAAAAAGTCACGGTTTACACCACCCGTCCTGATACCTTCATGGGCGCGACCTATGTGGCTGTTGCCGCCGGTCATCCTCTGGCACAACAGGGCGCAGTCAATAATCCGGCCCTGAAAGATTTCATCGACGAATGCCGTAATACCAAAGTTGCCGAAGCAGAAATGGCAACGATGGAGAAAAAAGGCATGGCAACGGGCCTGTATGCGGTTCATCCGCTGTCAGGTGAAAAACTGCCTGTCTGGGTCGCCAACTTTGTCCTGATGGAATACGGCACTGGTGCTGTAATGGCCGTTCCGGGCCACGACCAGCGCGACTGGGAATTTGCGACCAAATATAACCTGCAGATCAAGCCAGTTATCCTGAACCTGGATGGCAGCCAGCCGGACGTCAGCGCAGAAGCGATGACCGAAAAAGGCACGCTGTTTAATTCCGGTGAATTCGATGGTCTGAATCACGAAGACGGCTTCAACGCTATTGCCGACAAACTGGTCGCGCAGGGTGTGGGCCAGCGTAAAGTGAACTATCGTCTGCGCGACTGGGGTGTTTCCCGTCAGCGTTACTGGGGCGCGCCAATCCCGATGATCACGCTGGAAGACGGTACCGTTATCCCGACACCAGAAGATCAGCTGCCGGTTATCCTGCCGGAGGACGTCGTCATGGACGGCATCACCAGCCCGATTAAGGCCGATCCTGAGTGGGCAAAAACCACGGTGAACGGGATGCCGGGTCTGCGTGAAACCGACACTTTCGATACCTTCATGGAATCTTCCTGGTACTACGCGCGTTACACCTGCCCGCAGTATGACGAAGGCATGTTGGATCCGGCTGCCGCGAACTACTGGCTGCCGGTTGATCAGTATGTTGGTGGTATCGAACACGCCATCATGCACCTGATGTATTTCCGCTTCTTCCATAAACTGATGCGCGATGCAGGTCTGGTCGATTCTGACGAACCGGCTAAACGCCTGCTGTGTCAGGGTATGGTTCTGGCTGATGCGTTCTACTACACCGGAAACGGCGGCGAGCGCGTTTGGGTTTCTCCGGCTGATGCGACCGTTGAACGTGACGAAAAAGGCCGTATCACCAAAGCCACCGACCCGCAGGGCCGCGAGCTGGTGTATGCCGGCATGAGCAAGATGTCCAAGTCCAAAAACAACGGCATCGACCCGCAGGTCATGGTGGATAAATACGGTGCAGATACTGTCCGTCTGTTCATGATGTTCGCTTCTCCGGCAGAAATGACGCTGGAATGGCAGGAATCAGGCGTTGAAGGGGCGAACCGCTTCCTGAAACGTGTCTGGAAACTGGCTTACGAACATTCAGAAAAAGGCCCGACCGTTGCTCTTGACGCGGCTTCGCTGAACGAAGCGCAAAAAGATCTGCGTCGCGACCTGCACAAAACCATCGCCAAAGTCACCGACGATATTGGCCGTCGTCAGACCTTCAACACGGCCATCGCCGCGGTGATGGAACTGATGAACAAGATGGGCCGCGCGCCACAGGAAACTGAACAGGATCGCGCGCTGTTGCAGGAAGCGCTGCTGGCGGTTGTCCGCATGTTATATCCGTTCACCCCGCACGTTTGCTTCAGCCTCTGGCAGTCGCTGAACGGTGCAGGTGATGTGGATACCGCGCCGTGGCCACAGGCTGATGAGCAGGCTATGGTGGAAGATTCCAAACTGGTCGTTGTGCAGGTGAATGGTAAAGTACGTGCTAAAATCACCGTAGCCGCTGATGCTACTGAGCAACAAGTGCGCGAGCGTGCGGCAGAAGAACATTTGGTCGCAAAATATCTGGATGGGGTTACGGTCCGCAAAGTAATCTACGTCCCGGGCAAACTGCTTAACCTGGTTGTAGGTTGA